In Hydractinia symbiolongicarpus strain clone_291-10 chromosome 4, HSymV2.1, whole genome shotgun sequence, the following proteins share a genomic window:
- the LOC130642424 gene encoding short-chain-enoyl-CoA hydratase-like, with protein MAHEGYTTFKVNVNEGVAWVTFDFPPVNVQGMPMLKDLDSLSSKLEKDGSVKVVVFQSAHPDIFVCHADIDMLCDLKAEEVKKDKESLLYLQKVLHRVSTLPQATIAKVEGMARGGGHEFMLACDMRFAARGKAVFMQMEVGMGIVPCGGGTQRLARQVGLGRALEIVLGAHDFDADIAEKYGTINRALNADEIGPFVEELANRIAKFPAASITACKRCVYAAVDTTIEEGLVEEVYQLGQALARTPATKRFAYGKEQGIQNDLETQKNWDKGVMDIQGIQ; from the coding sequence ATGGCACACGAGGGATACACCACATTTAAAGTAAATGTGAACGAAGGCGTTGCTTGGGTGACGTTTGATTTCCCACCTGTCAATGTGCAAGGGATGCCCATGTTGAAAGATCTGGATAGTCTATCATCGAAACTCGAAAAAGACGGGAGCGTCAAGGTTGTAGTCTTCCAATCTGCACATCCAGATATATTTGTATGTCATGCAGATATTGATATGCTGTGCGATCTTAAAGCTGAGGAAGTGAAGAAAGACAAAGAATCATTGCTTTACTTACAGAAAGTCTTACATCGTGTTTCTACTTTACCACAAGCAACCATAGCGAAAGTTGAAGGTATGGCTCGAGGTGGAGGTCACGAGTTTATGTTGGCATGTGATATGAGGTTTGCCGCGCGTGGGAAAGCTGTCTTTATGCAAATGGAAGTAGGCATGGGTATTGTACCTTGTGGTGGTGGAACCCAAAGATTGGCTCGTCAAGTGGGGTTGGGAAGAGCTTTGGAAATAGTATTGGGTGCGCATGACTTTGATGCTGACATTGCAGAAAAGTATGGAACAATTAATCGAGCTTTGAATGCAGACGAGATTGGTCCTTTTGTTGAAGAGTTAGCAAACCGAATTGCAAAGTTTCCAGCTGCATCAATCACTGCATGCAAGCGGTGTGTTTACGCAGCAGTCGACACAACTATAGAGGAAGGTCTCGTTGAGGAGGTGTACCAATTGGGACAAGCTTTAGCACGTACTCCTGCGACGAAACGATTTGCGTATGGCAAAGAGCAGGGAATACAAAATGACCTAGAAACCCAAAAAAATTGGGACAAAGGGGTTATGGATATTCAAGGTATTCAATAA